In Lachnospiraceae bacterium, one DNA window encodes the following:
- a CDS encoding cache domain-containing protein, with protein MKRKAAHLKSYTIVMGLFVSSVILGIMLFFCCMQSSIGRNSRQAMMNNVSRQSEYLRTILSIHYQYLNEIAEEMAKEEDLLSEANLDSLVTIHNKTDLERMALIEADGTAHYDTGDVKNVFHRSYFQEAFGGSQTLSDPIESSVDHEVRLILGVPVCKENEVIGVLGGSYNVTALSRMMFDDLFNGEGYCLITDKDGKVIAYDRVYTDQELEGFFANIFEYFDNYKIKAASIQKVKADFADGKDGICQFRLTEGKKTSYYIAYAPLGMNDWMIGYIVPVKAAEASYDFIRE; from the coding sequence ATGAAAAGAAAAGCTGCTCATTTAAAAAGTTATACAATAGTGATGGGATTGTTTGTATCATCAGTTATTTTAGGAATCATGCTATTTTTTTGCTGTATGCAGTCTTCTATAGGAAGAAATTCCAGACAGGCTATGATGAATAATGTCTCACGTCAAAGTGAATATTTACGGACGATCTTAAGTATTCACTATCAGTATCTGAATGAGATAGCAGAAGAAATGGCAAAAGAAGAAGATCTTCTTTCAGAGGCAAATCTGGATTCCCTGGTGACGATCCATAACAAGACAGATTTAGAGCGGATGGCGCTGATTGAAGCAGATGGCACAGCTCATTATGATACAGGAGATGTAAAAAATGTATTCCACAGAAGTTATTTTCAAGAGGCATTTGGTGGAAGCCAGACATTAAGTGATCCTATAGAAAGCAGTGTGGATCATGAGGTCAGACTTATACTTGGAGTACCAGTCTGTAAGGAAAATGAAGTGATCGGCGTTCTGGGTGGTTCTTATAATGTGACTGCTTTAAGCCGTATGATGTTTGATGATCTGTTTAACGGAGAAGGTTACTGCCTTATTACGGACAAAGATGGAAAGGTGATCGCCTATGACCGTGTCTATACAGATCAGGAATTGGAAGGATTTTTCGCCAATATATTCGAGTATTTTGACAATTATAAGATCAAGGCAGCTTCCATCCAGAAGGTAAAAGCTGATTTTGCAGATGGGAAAGACGGTATCTGCCAGTTTCGGCTGACTGAAGGAAAAAAAACATCTTATTATATTGCTTACGCACCCCTGGGGATGAATGACTGGATGATCGGTTATATTGTTCCTGTTAAAGCAGCAGAAGCATCTTATGATTTTATCAGGGAATAG